The following are from one region of the Cyanobium gracile PCC 6307 genome:
- a CDS encoding exostosin domain-containing protein — MRKVLYTQYYRAKTPDRQAELDHCLRSNLQHPQLDMVVVLHEPDAPDLPGPARMPVQLLEDANRLTYASWMRMLKDQPDAIGILINSDIALGQGWDHIETVLDTPESVVTLSRYNPDPLGRPARLNRFPHWTQDTWALRSDAPIPNSLLYAADFPIGFPGCDNRIAYVLWSYGLTVKNPCHHIETLHHQAETRRDYDKNSDRLYGGTSYVHPTLSLHEPSELEHTIWTRASDPCPGVLINQQSVDRGVHQLLAKDVGLAEIFKEHHKSTGLAWANPPLGCHRSDHASTRPLQELTTPPGAVLELEGERRVNGLQLRLPRTVPGPFRLELEGRTHREGDWKPLAVKPTAEVRGDGRRLFIDDRVLQEDWVQLRLRLTSTAQPAIDSLDHSHVVELIVFAEKSPEQPEQAAQPMTIISQETLPLRLQLQDRRLELVKTMDGLHWPVVHQYNSRFSLRGREGRIALIDRFWPSALTFCEPKDSEWDSDSLSEAFLHGFASPVLEWKPNQYASEKLFPSQLNFWQYPCRTEQDAFERHQRLPAPYRDRTGVHVYLGMPWATWIDKKTFPEQLLGAVHSRLEAVRELLGQPLQVHSVCQHIRWKEHTHRFEQAGVNHLWIAHKEKGWDQELGLSLQSWPLYAVNILDPERRDGLELLPVQEKTIFASFKGAHMKHYPTDIRKQLTTLAPLEGYEVEVTDLWHFNKVVYNFQIANKQSDKDAVEKESIKNYNQLLSQSLFSLCPAGSGPNTLRLWESLGIGSIPVVLSDRYEFPSLERMGLPGMDWGQAVMEHAEGALPQLDARLRATSSVQRQAMQDLGQRFFKASRTLTCFG, encoded by the coding sequence ATGCGCAAAGTTCTCTACACGCAGTACTACCGCGCTAAAACGCCTGATCGCCAGGCCGAGCTCGATCATTGCCTGCGCAGCAATCTGCAGCATCCCCAACTGGACATGGTCGTGGTGTTGCATGAACCCGACGCACCGGATCTACCTGGCCCTGCGCGAATGCCGGTCCAGCTCCTGGAGGATGCCAACCGACTCACCTATGCGAGCTGGATGCGGATGCTGAAGGATCAACCCGATGCCATCGGCATTCTGATCAACTCGGACATCGCCCTTGGCCAGGGGTGGGACCATATCGAAACAGTCCTGGATACTCCGGAGAGTGTCGTCACGCTCAGCCGTTACAACCCTGACCCCTTGGGGAGACCCGCACGGCTGAATCGCTTCCCTCACTGGACACAGGACACCTGGGCTCTGCGCAGTGACGCGCCCATCCCCAACAGCCTGCTCTATGCCGCCGATTTCCCCATTGGATTTCCCGGTTGTGACAATCGAATCGCCTATGTGCTGTGGAGCTATGGCCTGACGGTCAAAAATCCATGCCATCACATCGAGACCTTACACCATCAAGCTGAAACAAGAAGGGATTACGACAAGAACTCCGATCGACTCTACGGGGGAACCAGTTATGTTCATCCTACTCTTTCTCTCCATGAGCCATCCGAACTGGAGCACACAATCTGGACACGGGCAAGCGACCCCTGCCCAGGCGTTCTGATCAATCAGCAGTCAGTTGATCGTGGCGTTCACCAACTCCTGGCCAAGGATGTTGGGCTGGCAGAGATCTTCAAAGAGCATCACAAGAGCACCGGCTTGGCATGGGCCAATCCGCCCTTGGGCTGTCACCGCAGCGACCATGCCTCGACGCGGCCCTTGCAGGAGCTGACAACGCCACCGGGGGCTGTTCTGGAGTTGGAAGGTGAACGGCGGGTCAACGGTCTGCAGCTCAGGTTGCCCCGCACCGTTCCCGGACCTTTCCGGCTGGAACTGGAAGGTCGGACGCATCGCGAGGGAGACTGGAAGCCACTAGCCGTCAAGCCGACCGCCGAAGTAAGGGGCGATGGACGAAGACTTTTCATCGATGACAGGGTGCTTCAGGAGGACTGGGTGCAGCTGAGGCTTCGCTTGACATCCACCGCTCAACCAGCCATCGACAGCCTCGATCACTCCCATGTTGTCGAACTCATCGTCTTTGCCGAGAAGTCACCAGAGCAGCCTGAGCAAGCGGCTCAGCCCATGACCATCATCAGCCAGGAGACGCTCCCCTTACGGCTTCAACTTCAAGACAGGAGACTGGAACTCGTCAAGACCATGGATGGCCTCCACTGGCCAGTGGTCCACCAATACAACAGTCGCTTTTCGCTGAGGGGTCGCGAGGGTCGAATTGCATTGATTGACCGCTTCTGGCCGTCAGCGCTCACGTTTTGTGAGCCCAAGGATTCTGAGTGGGACAGCGATTCCCTGAGCGAGGCCTTCTTGCATGGCTTCGCTTCACCGGTTCTGGAGTGGAAGCCCAACCAATACGCCTCGGAGAAGCTGTTTCCCTCACAGTTGAATTTCTGGCAGTACCCCTGCCGGACGGAGCAAGATGCTTTTGAACGTCATCAACGACTCCCTGCTCCCTACCGTGACCGAACTGGCGTCCACGTCTACCTAGGCATGCCCTGGGCCACCTGGATCGACAAGAAGACATTTCCCGAGCAACTGCTGGGTGCTGTTCACAGCCGCCTGGAGGCGGTGCGAGAGCTGCTCGGCCAGCCGCTGCAGGTGCACAGTGTCTGTCAGCACATTCGCTGGAAGGAGCATACGCATCGCTTTGAGCAGGCCGGGGTCAATCATTTATGGATTGCCCACAAAGAAAAGGGTTGGGACCAGGAGCTTGGCTTGAGCCTGCAGTCCTGGCCTCTCTACGCGGTCAATATTCTGGATCCCGAAAGACGCGACGGACTCGAGCTTCTTCCGGTTCAGGAGAAAACGATCTTTGCTTCTTTCAAGGGTGCCCACATGAAGCACTACCCAACGGATATCAGGAAACAACTAACCACCCTGGCCCCCTTGGAAGGGTACGAGGTGGAAGTGACGGACCTATGGCACTTCAACAAAGTTGTCTATAACTTTCAGATTGCCAACAAGCAGTCCGATAAAGATGCTGTGGAGAAAGAGTCCATCAAGAACTATAATCAGTTACTCTCACAGTCGCTTTTCTCCTTGTGCCCTGCCGGCTCCGGACCAAACACCCTCAGACTGTGGGAATCACTGGGCATTGGCTCAATTCCAGTGGTCTTGAGTGATCGCTATGAGTTCCCAAGCCTTGAGCGCATGGGTTTGCCCGGGATGGACTGGGGGCAAGCCGTGATGGAGCATGCTGAAGGAGCGCTTCCGCAACTTGATGCGCGCTTGCGCGCCACTTCCTCCGTTCAGCGGCAAGCCATGCAGGACCTGGGACAGCGATTCTTCAAGGCCAGCAGAACCCTCACCTGCTTCGGCTGA
- a CDS encoding CopG family transcriptional regulator, which produces MRTIVDLPEGERDQLDALCSQRGISRAQALREALILWLERERPRHADVFGLWSDRDLDGVALQRRIRQEWDQR; this is translated from the coding sequence ATGCGCACCATCGTGGATCTGCCCGAGGGCGAGCGTGATCAGCTGGACGCCCTCTGTTCCCAGAGGGGCATTTCCCGGGCTCAGGCGCTCCGGGAGGCCCTGATCCTCTGGCTGGAGCGGGAGCGTCCACGCCACGCGGACGTGTTCGGACTCTGGAGCGATCGGGACCTCGACGGGGTGGCTCTGCAGCGGCGGATCCGGCAGGAGTGGGACCAGCGCTGA
- a CDS encoding type II toxin-antitoxin system VapC family toxin yields MGPALMGLLLDSNILIDVLLGREVALRWIQAQPPCSISVITWIEVLVGCGPGEGEAVEVWLRGFHFLPLDGAVAREAVDCRRVLGLKVPDAIILATARCHQLRLATRNTRDFPEELADVVVPYTL; encoded by the coding sequence GTGGGACCAGCGCTGATGGGACTGCTGCTCGACTCCAACATCCTGATCGATGTGTTGCTGGGCAGGGAGGTTGCCTTGCGGTGGATCCAGGCCCAGCCCCCCTGTTCGATCAGCGTGATCACTTGGATCGAGGTGCTGGTGGGTTGCGGACCGGGCGAAGGCGAGGCGGTGGAGGTGTGGTTGCGGGGATTCCACTTCCTGCCGCTCGATGGTGCCGTGGCCCGGGAGGCGGTGGACTGCCGTCGCGTCCTGGGGTTGAAGGTGCCGGACGCCATCATCCTGGCCACCGCCCGTTGCCATCAGTTGCGGCTGGCCACGCGCAACACCCGGGATTTTCCGGAGGAGCTGGCCGACGTGGTTGTCCCCTACACCCTCTGA
- a CDS encoding DUF6880 family protein, whose amino-acid sequence MAGKRTLNARNLEALGAAALAELLMEVSSGQAVIQRRLRLALAAAEGATGAAQEVRKRLAAIDRARTFVGSARRPALLSDLEAQLRAITGPIAADDPRGACELLLRFLEISGGVLARCSDGTGAVLGVFERAAGQLGPLALAARLAPEALAEHTAELLLENDHGQFDGLVPALKEALGDAGLQQLERCCREQGARDGSRLLLQIAETRGDGEGYRGQFSAADLRRRPIAAGVAHVLLANGRAEQALEILDGATAETAGPLDGAWQDGRMAVLEALDRPAEAQEMRWQWFCSTLPVPHLREVLRRLDAFEDGEAEERALRVAEQHPNRQRGLEFLVAWGALAQATAWDGEAVALHSAAAERLSADYPLAATLLLRPMVCGALEMGRTSRYRQAAEHLGSCDLLADRLDDWQGHPDHAAFVTRLHGRFGGRWGFWRLVDP is encoded by the coding sequence GTGGCCGGCAAACGCACCCTCAACGCCCGCAACCTGGAGGCCCTGGGCGCCGCGGCGCTGGCGGAGCTGCTGATGGAGGTGTCCAGTGGCCAGGCGGTGATTCAGCGGCGGCTGCGGCTGGCGCTGGCGGCGGCGGAGGGGGCCACAGGGGCCGCCCAGGAGGTGCGCAAGCGGCTGGCGGCGATCGACCGGGCCCGGACGTTCGTCGGCTCGGCCCGGCGCCCGGCGCTGCTGAGCGATCTGGAGGCCCAGCTGCGGGCGATCACCGGGCCGATCGCGGCCGACGATCCGCGGGGGGCCTGCGAGCTGCTGCTGCGCTTCCTGGAGATTTCCGGCGGGGTGCTGGCGCGTTGCTCCGACGGCACCGGCGCGGTTCTCGGGGTGTTCGAGCGGGCCGCCGGGCAGCTGGGACCGCTGGCGCTGGCAGCCCGGCTGGCGCCGGAGGCCCTGGCGGAGCACACCGCCGAGCTGCTGCTGGAGAACGACCATGGCCAGTTCGATGGGCTTGTGCCCGCCCTGAAGGAGGCCCTGGGCGACGCCGGCCTGCAGCAGCTGGAGCGCTGCTGCCGTGAACAGGGCGCCCGCGACGGCAGCCGGCTGCTGCTGCAGATCGCCGAGACGCGGGGGGATGGCGAGGGCTACCGGGGCCAGTTCAGCGCCGCGGACCTGCGCCGGCGCCCGATCGCCGCCGGCGTCGCCCATGTCCTGCTGGCCAATGGCCGGGCCGAGCAGGCCCTGGAGATCCTGGATGGCGCCACAGCCGAGACCGCCGGTCCGCTGGATGGCGCCTGGCAGGACGGCCGCATGGCCGTTCTGGAGGCCCTGGATCGCCCCGCTGAAGCGCAGGAGATGCGCTGGCAGTGGTTTTGCAGCACCCTCCCGGTGCCCCATCTGCGCGAGGTTCTGCGGCGCCTCGACGCCTTCGAGGATGGTGAGGCGGAGGAGCGCGCCCTGCGGGTGGCCGAGCAGCACCCGAACCGCCAGCGGGGGCTGGAGTTCCTTGTGGCGTGGGGGGCCCTGGCCCAGGCCACGGCGTGGGACGGGGAGGCCGTCGCCCTTCACAGCGCCGCCGCTGAACGGCTCAGCGCCGACTACCCCTTAGCGGCCACGCTGCTGCTGCGGCCGATGGTGTGTGGGGCGCTGGAGATGGGCCGCACCAGTCGCTACCGCCAGGCCGCCGAGCACCTGGGCAGCTGCGATCTCCTCGCCGACCGCCTGGATGACTGGCAGGGCCACCCCGACCATGCCGCCTTCGTGACACGGTTGCATGGCCGCTTCGGGGGCCGGTGGGGCTTCTGGAGGCTGGTGGACCCGTGA
- a CDS encoding glycosyltransferase family 61 protein has translation MPMNAINGLASMMESHRGLELQSWLPRDATTEPIITAHRNVVYYSDTYVYQADGSLESALTMDKPSEASLQQSTQNIVSSLNLHSDQHVFAIAVNRWANNYYHWVAQGMASWALLLDHQKKKKEERRLVLLAPHIFKSFQFQWLTVLGGDYITLPRKYAIATGTCLATSSSHLNPCRSSVQRLRALALSSLKAWLRNAPESVLSGLPVKIDRIFLSRGVKGARAIHNEWELAEQMESAGFTVIDAEKYSVLQQIYIFSRARTIVGFHGAGLTNLIFADPSCELIELAIVGKHNDCFKRLAALLPLKRYSKLHVEAQPQSSDAAPTLEINAQSIGLAIESLLEEHPSST, from the coding sequence ATGCCAATGAACGCTATCAATGGCCTTGCTTCCATGATGGAAAGCCATCGTGGCTTGGAGCTGCAATCATGGCTTCCCCGGGACGCAACAACCGAGCCGATCATCACTGCCCATAGGAACGTGGTGTATTACAGCGACACCTACGTGTATCAGGCAGACGGTTCGCTGGAATCCGCTCTGACGATGGACAAGCCGAGCGAAGCCTCTCTGCAACAATCGACCCAGAATATTGTGTCGAGCTTGAACCTTCATAGCGATCAGCATGTCTTTGCCATCGCTGTGAATCGCTGGGCCAACAACTACTACCACTGGGTTGCGCAAGGAATGGCATCCTGGGCACTTCTGCTCGACCATCAAAAGAAAAAGAAAGAAGAGCGTCGGCTCGTTTTACTGGCTCCCCACATCTTTAAATCCTTCCAGTTCCAGTGGCTGACTGTCCTCGGAGGGGACTACATCACCCTTCCAAGAAAGTATGCCATCGCCACAGGCACCTGTCTGGCCACCTCCAGTAGTCATTTGAATCCCTGTCGTTCATCCGTTCAGCGGCTCAGAGCGCTGGCCCTTTCCTCCTTGAAGGCATGGCTGCGAAACGCACCTGAGTCCGTTCTGTCTGGGCTGCCCGTCAAGATCGACAGGATTTTTCTTTCAAGGGGAGTGAAAGGAGCACGGGCGATCCACAATGAGTGGGAACTGGCAGAACAAATGGAATCGGCTGGATTCACAGTCATCGACGCTGAAAAGTACAGCGTGCTGCAACAGATTTATATCTTCAGCAGGGCGCGAACCATTGTTGGATTTCATGGTGCAGGGCTTACCAATCTGATCTTTGCCGATCCTTCCTGTGAGCTCATTGAGCTGGCCATCGTTGGAAAGCACAATGACTGCTTCAAGCGTCTAGCGGCACTTCTTCCGCTGAAAAGATATTCGAAGCTTCATGTTGAAGCGCAGCCACAGTCCTCTGATGCGGCGCCCACGCTGGAGATCAATGCCCAATCCATTGGGCTGGCCATTGAATCACTCCTGGAGGAGCATCCATCATCCACCTGA